The sequence below is a genomic window from Streptomyces sp. NBC_00582.
CGGGAGCTGGTCGAGTTCTGGCGGGGGAGGGATGAGGGGGGCGTCCTCGTCCACGACTTCACCGACCCGCTGAACGAGGACGGTACGGAGGGGTGGGACACGCGCTTCCTGGGGGATCTGTACCAGGATCTAAGCGAGGCCGCGCGGAAGACGTACGCGCTGCTTCAGACGCCGGAGTTCGTGGAGGAGTTCATCCTCGACCGGACGATGAACCCGGCGGTGCGGGAGTTCGGGTACGAGGAACTGAAGATGATCGACCCTACTTGTGGGTCGGGACACTTTGTGTTGGGGGCGTTTCGGCGGCTTGTACGGCTGTGGGGGGAGGGGCAGCCGGGGCGGGATGTGCATGAGCGGGTGCGGGCTGCGCTGGACTCGGTGCACGGGGTGGACATCAACCCATTCGCGGTAGCTATTGCTCGGTTCCGGTTGTTGGTTGCGGCTATGGCTGCAAGCGGCGTGCGGACGTTGGACGAGGCATCGAAGTACGAGTGGCCAGTCCACCTAGGGGTCGGCGACTCGTTGATCAAGTCCCGCCGGTCCCAGCAGGGCAACCTGTTCGGCGAGGCGGGCGAAGATCTCGTGGATGAGCTGGCTGAGTTCAAGTACGCCACGGAGGACGTGCAAGAGCACCCGGAGATCCTGCGGCCGGGGCGGTACCACGTGGTGGTGGGAAACCCGCCCTACATTACGGTGAAGGACAAGAAGCTCAACGAGCTGTATCGAGAGCTTTATCCGGCCTGCGCGGGCAAGTACGCGCTGTCGGTTCCGTTCGCTCAACGGTTTTTTGAGCTGGCCAAGCGCGGAAACGCTGAAGGGCGCGGCTACGGCTTGGTCGGACAGATCACCGCCAACTCCTTCATGAAGCGGGAGTTCGGTACAAAGCTCATCGAGGGGTACTTCGGACACGCCGTGGAGCTGACCGAGGTCATCGATACCTCGGGTGCCTACATCCCGGGACATGGGACTCCGACGGTCATTCTGGTGGGCAGGCAGCGGGGCGGCGACAGGCGATCGTCGGTGATCCGGACTGTTCGCAGTGTGCAGGGTGAGCCGTCCGCGCCGCAAAATGCCGAAGAGGGGCTTGTCTGGCAGGCGATCGTGGAGCAGATCGACAAGCCTGGTTCGGTGAGCCAATGGGTGTCTGTGGACGACTTGCACCGCAAGAAGTACTTCGGCAAGCAGCCTTGGATCCTGGCCGACGGCGGTCTGGAGCTGAACTCGTCCGTTGAGGAGAACGCCGTCGAGCAGCTGCGCTCCGTACTTTCGCGCGACATCGGTTTTGCTAGCTTTCCGGGCCAGGATGATGCCTTCATTAGTGACCCGCATTCGCTGCGGCGTCAGGGCATCGATTCCACCGTTGCGCGCCCGCTGGTTATTGGTGAAGTTGTGCGGGACTGGGATGTGGAAACCGGTGATAGTGCAATTGCTCCATACAGTGGTGACCTCAAACCGTTGCCGTACGATGACGGCAGCGCTTGGGGGCGGTGGTTGTGGAAGGTGCGCAGTCACTTGCGGTCGACCACGGACTTTGGGGGACAGACACAGCAGGACCAAGGGAAACCTTGGTGGGCATGGTATCGATGGGTTTCCGAGCGTTACCGAAGCCCCTTGTCGATCACGTTCGCGGAGGTTGCCACACATAATCGCTTCGCGCTGGATCGGGGTGGGAAGGTTTTCAAGCAGACCGCGCCCGTGGTGAAACTCAGGGAAGGCGCCAGTGAAGAGGAGCATCTCCAACTCATCGGTCTCCTGAACAGTTCTACCGCTTGTCTATGGCTAAAGCTGAACTGTCACGACAAGGGAATTCGAGGTGAAGGGGGAGGTTTTACCAGCTCTGAATGGGAACGATTTTACCAGTTCAACGGCTCAAACATTGAGCGCTTTCCACTGCCCGTTTCCTATCCGACCGCCCTCGCTGCTTTGCTCGACGCCCTTGCCCAGCAGCTTTCCGCCACCACCCCCTTCGCCGTGGCAAGAGCCACTACCCCCACGGCCTCCGCCCTCAGGGAGGCTCATGAGGCGTGGGAGCCGACCCGTGTCCGGATGATCGCCCTCCAGGAGGAACTGGACTGGCAGGTCTACTCCCTCTACAACCTCCACTACGAAGACCTCCGCGTCTCCGAGGACCCCGACGACCCCAACATCCCCGGACTGGCCCTTGGCGAGCGTGCCTTCGAGATTGTCCTCGCCCGCCGCGTAGCCGCAGGTGAGGCCAGTGACGAGTGGTTCAAGCGGCACAACTCCACTCCCATCACGGAGATCCCCGCCCACTGGCCCGCGCCCTACCGCGGGATTGTCCAGAAGCGCATCGACGCCATCGAGACGAACCGCGCCATCGGCATGGTCGAGCGACCTGAGTACAAGCGCCGCTGGGCCACCGAAGGCTGGGACGCCCTCCAGGAGAAGGCTCTCCGCTCCTGGCTGCTCGACCGCATGGAGAACCGAGACCACTGGTTCGACGAGAACGGGCAGCCCACCATCCTCACCCTGGCCCGTCTCACCGACGCCCTCTCCCGCGACGAGGACTTCGTCTCTGTTGCCGCGCTCTACGCGCCCCGCAAGGAACTCGCGAAGGTCGTCGCCGAGCTGATCACCGACGAGCACGTGCCGTTCCTTTCGGCCCTGCGCTACAAGCCGTCCGGCCTGAAGAAGCGCGCTGACTGGGAAGAGGTGTGGGACCTTCAGCGCAAGGAGGACGCCGCGCCGGACGAGCCCGCCAAGCGAAAGATTCGGGACTCCATCCCCGTGCCACCGAAGTACACCTCGGCCGACTTCCTCCGCCCCTCCTACTGGAGGGCGCGTGGCAAGCTCGACGTGCCCAAGGAGCGGTTCATCTCCTACGGGCAGGCCAATGCGGCCACTCCCGACCTGTATGGCTGGGCCGGCTGGGATCACCGGGAGCAGGCGCAGGCCCTGGCCACGTACTTCACCAACACCGCGCTGACCGCCGAGGAGATCACGCCGTTCCTCGCCGGCCTGCTGGAACTCCAGCCGTGGCTGTCCCAGTGGCACAACGAGTTCGACATGCTCTACAGCGGCTCCCCGGCGGACTTCTTCGCCGGTTACCGTCAGCAGAAGCAGGGCGAGCATGGACTCACGGACGACGATCTCCGTAACTGGCAGCCCCCGGCCGCAACCCGAGGCCGTCGCGCCGCTGTGAAGAAGTAGCCGGAAACGACTCGGTGTCGTGCCCATACGCCGATGCCGAGTCTGCCGGACGAGGGGCCACCTGGTGCGTGCGCGGGTGGCCTCCGGTCGGTACGCGCAGCTCGGCCCAGACGGTCTTGCCGGGAGCGGCCGGGCGAGGGATGACGCCCCAGTCGTCCGCGAGGGCGGCGACGAGGAGCAGGCCGCGGCCGGCCTCGGATGCGGAGTCGGGGGTTGGGGGAGTGGCCGGGGGCTGTTTCTCGGCGCGGGTGTCGGTCACCTCGATGCGGAAGGTGCCCTCGGCTAGGGTGAGTTGGACGTGGAAGTCCCGGCCGGGGACGTGGCCGTGGCGTACGGCGTTGGCGCTCAGTTCGGCCGTGATGAGGGTGAGGGTCTCGTTCACCGGGGTCGTGTAGGGATGGCCCCAGTCGTCCAGGCGGTGCGAGACCAGTCGGCGGGCGAGGCGGGCACCGCGTGGGGTTGAGGTGAAGCGCATGGCGAACTCGCGTTCGGGTGCGAGGTGCTGTGGCATATGCCCGTTCGGGGGAGTTCCTGACTTCATGCGGTCAACGGTCGCGGACTCTGCGTAGCGTTGAACAGGAGCGACGTGCTGACGGGTGCGGGCTGTACACCCGGGCGGTGCGCTTGTACGTGGTGTGGGGCGTGACCGGTTTCCGGGCCGTGCGTTGGGCGGGCGGAGTCCGGTGGCCGTGATGGTCGTACGGGAGGAGCTGCGGCGTGGACGACGAGGTTCAGCAGCCGGAGTACGAGGTCGGGACGGGCATGCTGTGCGTGTTCGGACGGCAGTTGAAGCTGTTCCGGGATCGCGCGGGCATGGACCGCGCGAGGCTCGGCTCGCTGACCGGCTACTCGGCCTCGACTATCGCGTCGTTCGAGCAGGCGAGACGCATTCCGCCGCCGAAGTTCATCGACCAGGCGGATGAAGTGCTGGGGGCTGGTGGGGTGCTGAGCGCGAGCAAGGAGGAGGTGGCTCGGGCTCAGTATCCAACGTTCTTTCGGGATGCGGCACGGTTGGAGGCCAAGGCGGCAGCCCTGCACCTGTACGCGACGAAGGCAGTACCAGGGCTGTTGCAGACGGAAGAGTACGCGCGAGCGGTGTTCTCCATGTGGCGTCCGCTGCTGGACGAGGGCACCATCAGCCAACGGGTCGCG
It includes:
- the pglX gene encoding BREX-2 system adenine-specific DNA-methyltransferase PglX; this encodes MIDRKALLNDLKQQVKAVETDLGRQVKALGEVGARLRAEYDQARKLGRTAATWTSWLDERVTQVAVAWVLGTVFVRFCEDNRLIPEPYLTGPDGDRRELAESRYDAYVESDEDPTYRGWLEKAFEELGQGQAGRLLFDKRHNPLYQVPLSHDGARELVEFWRGRDEGGVLVHDFTDPLNEDGTEGWDTRFLGDLYQDLSEAARKTYALLQTPEFVEEFILDRTMNPAVREFGYEELKMIDPTCGSGHFVLGAFRRLVRLWGEGQPGRDVHERVRAALDSVHGVDINPFAVAIARFRLLVAAMAASGVRTLDEASKYEWPVHLGVGDSLIKSRRSQQGNLFGEAGEDLVDELAEFKYATEDVQEHPEILRPGRYHVVVGNPPYITVKDKKLNELYRELYPACAGKYALSVPFAQRFFELAKRGNAEGRGYGLVGQITANSFMKREFGTKLIEGYFGHAVELTEVIDTSGAYIPGHGTPTVILVGRQRGGDRRSSVIRTVRSVQGEPSAPQNAEEGLVWQAIVEQIDKPGSVSQWVSVDDLHRKKYFGKQPWILADGGLELNSSVEENAVEQLRSVLSRDIGFASFPGQDDAFISDPHSLRRQGIDSTVARPLVIGEVVRDWDVETGDSAIAPYSGDLKPLPYDDGSAWGRWLWKVRSHLRSTTDFGGQTQQDQGKPWWAWYRWVSERYRSPLSITFAEVATHNRFALDRGGKVFKQTAPVVKLREGASEEEHLQLIGLLNSSTACLWLKLNCHDKGIRGEGGGFTSSEWERFYQFNGSNIERFPLPVSYPTALAALLDALAQQLSATTPFAVARATTPTASALREAHEAWEPTRVRMIALQEELDWQVYSLYNLHYEDLRVSEDPDDPNIPGLALGERAFEIVLARRVAAGEASDEWFKRHNSTPITEIPAHWPAPYRGIVQKRIDAIETNRAIGMVERPEYKRRWATEGWDALQEKALRSWLLDRMENRDHWFDENGQPTILTLARLTDALSRDEDFVSVAALYAPRKELAKVVAELITDEHVPFLSALRYKPSGLKKRADWEEVWDLQRKEDAAPDEPAKRKIRDSIPVPPKYTSADFLRPSYWRARGKLDVPKERFISYGQANAATPDLYGWAGWDHREQAQALATYFTNTALTAEEITPFLAGLLELQPWLSQWHNEFDMLYSGSPADFFAGYRQQKQGEHGLTDDDLRNWQPPAATRGRRAAVKK
- a CDS encoding ATP-binding protein, translating into MRFTSTPRGARLARRLVSHRLDDWGHPYTTPVNETLTLITAELSANAVRHGHVPGRDFHVQLTLAEGTFRIEVTDTRAEKQPPATPPTPDSASEAGRGLLLVAALADDWGVIPRPAAPGKTVWAELRVPTGGHPRTHQVAPRPADSASAYGHDTESFPATSSQRRDGLGLRPGAASYGDRRP
- a CDS encoding helix-turn-helix domain-containing protein, which encodes MDDEVQQPEYEVGTGMLCVFGRQLKLFRDRAGMDRARLGSLTGYSASTIASFEQARRIPPPKFIDQADEVLGAGGVLSASKEEVARAQYPTFFRDAARLEAKAAALHLYATKAVPGLLQTEEYARAVFSMWRPLLDEGTISQRVAARLARQEIFSRAPMPTISFVIEEFVLRRPLGGRAVMRGQLEQILLHGHRRNVEIQVMPIERDEHAGLDGPFTLIETHEGQRIAYVEAYKDSRLYTERRQVREIEEQYGILRAQALTPRESLTLIEKLLGER